The Chitinophagales bacterium genome window below encodes:
- a CDS encoding acetyl-CoA carboxylase biotin carboxylase subunit: MKKVLIANRGEIALRIIRSLKEMDIKTVAVYSEADRDAPHVKAADEAVLLGPPASKDSYLLGDKIIDFCKKLKVDGIHPGFGFLSENSAFANAVEKAGITFIGPSAHAMEIMGSKLAAKEAVAKYNTPLVPGTEEAITDIPAAKQRAKEIGFPILIKASAGGGGKGMRIVENIAEFEDQMNMAISEAQSAFGDGAVFIEKYVTKPRHIEIQVIADKHGNYVYLFERECSIQRRHQKVIEEAPSAVLTPELRKKMGEDAINVAKSCNYVGAGTVEFLLDGDMNYYFLEMNTRLQVEHPVSELITGIDLVKEQVKVARGEKLSFTQNDLKINGHAIELRVYAEDPQNNFLPDIGKLEIYKKPEGPGVRVDDGFEEGMQIPIYYDPMISKLIVHAESRTAAIGRMKRAIKEYQIKGVKNTLGFGAYVMNHEAFVSGKFDTGFVKNHFNADTLNTENTKEMEIAAALAAHLFNKRKNYSATNQKLVSETTESKWKKNRLAR, translated from the coding sequence ATGAAAAAAGTACTAATAGCTAATAGAGGAGAAATTGCTTTGCGTATTATTCGTTCATTAAAAGAAATGGATATAAAAACCGTAGCTGTTTACTCAGAGGCAGATAGAGATGCTCCTCATGTTAAAGCCGCAGACGAAGCTGTTTTGTTGGGACCTCCGGCATCTAAAGATTCATATTTGTTGGGAGATAAAATTATTGACTTTTGCAAGAAACTGAAAGTAGATGGCATTCACCCAGGGTTTGGTTTTTTAAGCGAAAATTCGGCTTTTGCCAATGCTGTAGAAAAAGCAGGTATTACTTTTATAGGACCTTCTGCCCACGCCATGGAAATAATGGGAAGCAAACTAGCAGCCAAAGAAGCCGTGGCAAAATACAATACTCCACTAGTGCCCGGAACAGAAGAAGCCATTACAGACATACCCGCTGCTAAGCAACGTGCCAAAGAAATAGGTTTCCCTATTTTAATAAAAGCATCAGCAGGCGGTGGTGGAAAAGGGATGAGAATAGTAGAAAATATAGCCGAGTTTGAAGACCAAATGAACATGGCTATTAGCGAAGCTCAATCTGCTTTTGGAGATGGTGCAGTTTTTATTGAAAAATATGTTACCAAGCCACGCCATATAGAAATACAAGTGATAGCAGATAAACACGGAAATTATGTTTACTTATTTGAAAGGGAATGTAGCATACAGCGTAGGCATCAAAAAGTGATAGAAGAAGCTCCATCGGCAGTTTTAACGCCAGAGCTGAGAAAAAAAATGGGCGAAGATGCCATAAATGTGGCAAAATCTTGCAACTATGTGGGTGCAGGAACGGTAGAGTTTTTATTAGACGGAGATATGAATTATTATTTCTTAGAAATGAATACCCGACTACAAGTAGAGCACCCCGTCTCTGAACTAATTACAGGTATTGATTTAGTAAAAGAGCAAGTAAAAGTAGCCCGAGGAGAAAAGCTGAGTTTTACTCAAAATGATTTAAAAATAAATGGACATGCTATAGAATTGCGTGTTTATGCTGAAGACCCACAAAATAACTTCTTACCCGACATAGGTAAATTAGAAATTTACAAAAAACCCGAAGGACCAGGAGTAAGAGTAGATGACGGATTTGAAGAAGGTATGCAAATTCCTATTTATTATGATCCCATGATTTCTAAACTTATAGTGCATGCCGAAAGCAGAACTGCCGCTATAGGTAGAATGAAAAGAGCTATAAAAGAATACCAAATAAAAGGCGTAAAAAACACTTTAGGTTTTGGGGCTTATGTAATGAACCATGAAGCATTTGTAAGTGGTAAATTTGATACAGGTTTTGTAAAAAATCATTTTAATGCTGATACTTTAAATACTGAAAACACAAAAGAAATGGAAATTGCAGCAGCATTAGCCGCACATCTTTTTAATAAAAGAAAAAACTACAGTGCTACAAATCAAAAATTAGTTTCTGAAACAACAGAAAGCAAGTGGAAAAAGAATAGGCTGGCAAGGTAG